From the genome of Prionailurus bengalensis isolate Pbe53 chromosome D1, Fcat_Pben_1.1_paternal_pri, whole genome shotgun sequence:
CTGTGTTTATTGGTTTGGATGCATTTGACCTGTAtcagtgacttattcattcttattttccccctttcccttttttATCATATGTAAATGCCTACCATTTCACTGTGATTTActaccttttatatttttcattctatCCTCCAAATAGCAGCCTGCctagaatttctagaaattaCATTTATGTTCAACCAGTACAGTGACAAAAATGTTAAACTTGAGATAAATTCCCTCCTAACTAAAGTGTAATCTGgtgtatgaacacacacacacacacacacacacacacacacatacacacacacacacatgcacacacccctGAATTCTATCTAGTGATTGCTGATTGCTTATGCTTCTCTTGAGTTACCTTACATTGAAATATAGGATATTTTCCATAACTGCTACcaaatataatgtatgtatatagaagCATATGGTCATCAACAAATGGAACTTAGAACTCTTTATAAAatgatatacataaaatattcataactATATTATGCAAATTATAATAACAAACACCGATGgtgttcatttttaataatgaggCTCATATAGGTAAGACACAAATTTAGGTGATGACTTTCTCTAAAACTGAGAAAGGGCAAATACATGAATTGCTACAATTTGGAAAGATAGTGCTGGGACCTTGGCTTCCCCTGgtctctctttgctcttttaaTGAAACGTAGTATCACAGAATCATTGGGGATTCCATTCTCCAAAGACCCTGAGCCAAATATAAATGCAAGTCAGGAAACTAAAAGAAAGGGCTAAGCTTCCTCTCAACACCAGGTAGGTGttacatttctgtgttttaacaaagGAATTATAAATGCCTCTCTAGTTTTCAAAAACAGCAACTCTTGACACATGCTATGaatgcaagacaaaaaaaaaatcacatgcttCAAATCCCTTCCAATTATTGAGGTAACGGAGATAAAATGAGACCATCGCCACATCAAATGGCTCTCTTAAGTAATTAGTGGGTTAATTCCCTATTTCCTCAGGTAGCTGTGTAGCTATGTGAATTACATATAGCTATGTAAATTACAAAAGGGAATTTAaagacattctttaaaatttaagtttgatTATTACAAGCTGTCGAATTGTGTTAGATCTGAGGAAGAGAGTGGTGACTTTTGGCCCTTTAACCAGAGCTAATTTTTAGACTCAATGCTTTATAGCATTAGAAAAGTGGTGTGAAAGGCAGTCCAGATGAAAATTActgcaaattaaatgaaaatcaaagaaacaaacatgaaatCAGTGAAATAAGAAGAAACTCATCATCATATTAACAAATTGGTttgcttaaaaacaaagtcaATGGAATGAAAgctatttaaacaaaatgaaacaaacaacaaaaaatcaaagaTCCAAAAAATTACTTCCTTCAAAAGCCATTTGTCCAGTGTGTCAATAGTCCAGTTTCTGTTTTAGCTATTTGTTTCACTTTGACTCTACAGCAAACATTTAGGGAGTGTGCCagttttaacatattttcttatttaattatttcaactACCTCCTGAGGAAGGTTCACAGAAACCAGTAGTAAAGCTAGAAACTAAGGCTGAGAAGTGAAATCACAGGTTTTGTGGCAAAAAAGAACTAGTCGTTTTTTTTCACGTCTGGCATTTCAGTAAAGTAGACATGATCAAAGCAATCTTGTCCCAAGGTTTGCAACATTTGAATTGTTACTAAATAACTTTACGTCACACTGGGAAAAGGGTAGAGATCCAAACTTATGTCTTTCTCACTTTTTATTCAACACCAGGGAAATATTCTCAAAGCCTGGATTGTGGAATACCATATCCATTACTGTTCAGTGAAAATAAATTCAGCTGTCAAATTAACGTGAAGCATGCTTTATATTTACTTCTCCCCAAACTCCCCAAATATAATAGTGGACTATATATTCCTATAAATTCTGCAGTAAAgaaaactttcctttaaaaagatttaatcAAATATGTCCCTAATATATCTGCTAttataatcttatttttcatgtattctgGTGTATATGATGAAGCCcaagataaaattaatttaataatctttttctcaataaaaacctATGACCTAATGAACCAAAAACATGTTCACGGTCCTTGAAATTAGACTTGTAATCTGTTGACTGCAGGGATCAAAACATATTGAAAAGTTTCTTGATTCAATCTTATGAAAAAAATCTGATATGGACTAATCCAAGCCATTGGATAATAAATACTCtaggaaatcagaaaatagaatggtaagTTATTTGTTGGAACAGCAAAGAATGACTTCCTGCAACAAGGGAGTTTTAACAAAAAGTAATGTTATGAtagaaaatgtttgattttttttaaattctctatgcTAGACATCCctaatttctcattttccatttttatggaccatctataaatttaatcatatatatatatagtatatgcatATTATTGTGAAACATGTGTCATGTATTGCTTGTCTAAGTTAAAAAGACATCATAGACAATAATTTTGTTAGATGTCTCAGAAATTGATCTGTTAATATTGAggggttttttattttgttttgttttgttttgtttgtttgtttgtttgttttaagggaTGTTTTTCTTACAATATGGGGTCCTTGCCTTATGTTCTAGAATCTGGAATATATTGTTATCCAGGGTCCATGTCTTAAATTTTCTGTTAAACCAACATTCCCATGAGGCTTTCCAAGGGGGCTTAATTTCTCCAGGGTTCTTATGATGCATAATGCCAGTTTACATCAAAGTCCCTGATGGGACTTCGATTCAGCCCAAGTCTCTTATCAGGCTGACTTGTCACAGTTGTGAGAATTGAATTTCCCGTGGACTGTGATTGTTAACTAAGACCATTCAGTTTTCTAAAGATACTAGTAGATGGAATGCATATATTCGGGTTGTTATCATTGCCCTCTTGTTCCCTCCAGGGCCCCCACTGGggagacacacagatggccaacagaaatGTCAGTGTGGTAACTGAATTCATCCTCCTTGGGCTGACCGATAACCCTGAACTGAATACTGTCCtttttgtgctgtttctctccatttattttgtcacCGTGGTGGGCAATGTTTGGATTATAGCAATAATCTGGGCTAGTGCCCAGCTCCATTCCCCCAAGTACTTTTTCCTTTGCCAGCTGGCTTTCTTGGATTTCTGCTATTCGTCAGTCTTTATTCCTAAAATGTTGGTGAATTACCTAGCAGGACAGAAAGTCATCTCCTATCACGGTTGCCTCCTTCAGTATTCCTTTGTCAGCATGATCCTGACCACTGAATGTTTCCTGCTGGCggccatggcctatgaccgctatgtcGCCATTTGCCGCCCACTTCACTACAAAGGCCTCATGACCCCCACGTTCTGCACCCACTTGGTGGCTGCTTGCTACCTGCTAGGTTCTGCCAGCTCACTCACCCACCTGAGAGGCTTGCTCAGCCTGTCTTTCTGTGGGCCCAACATCATCAACCATTACTTCTGTGACATCCCACTGCTCTTCCAACTGTCCTGTTCGGACACCCAACACAACAAGATTTTACTTACCGTCCTCTCTGGAATGACATCGGTGACCACCTTCCTGATGGTGGTTGGTTCCTATGTGGGAATCCTGCTCACTGTCCTGAAGTCACCCTCCACAAGGAGTAGATATAAAGCGTTCTCCACGTGTGTATCTCACCTAACAGTAGTGACTCTCTTCTACGGAACAGTGATATTTACTTATCTGGGAAGCAGTTCCAGCTACGCACCAGATAGAGCCAAAATCCTGTCCATGTTTTACACCCTTTTGCTGCCAATCCTAAATTTCCTGATATACAGTGTGAGAAACACAGAGGCCAACGAAGCAATGAAAAGAATTAttgtgagaaaaatatttgctctctgactatgaatttttaagaagtgacatttaaggAATGTTTATTGATTCTATAGGCAGGTGCATTGTTTAATACCTGTGAGACttgttggaggaaaaaaaaatggtgttttcaAAGTATATATTCATTATTGGCTTTTGgaaacacacagacatatattatatatgtattatgtattatgcaCATATGAACATATACATATGCAATACATTCTGTCTGATAAGGAAGACATTTCCTCTGTCCTCTTAGGTTTACTGTTTGAGGACCTGTGAACTAAACTGACAGGCGACAGACTATCAGGTGAATAGACAAAGTTTCCTCGTATGTATATaagatgcacacacaaaaaagtggcTTGCTCAGTAATTAGAGGTGGGGTTTATATACTTAATTTAGCAGAGGAAATGCTTCTATGGGAAGAATAAAATGgcttttgagggaaaaaatgagagataaATTTTGTGATATTGTTTACCAAGGGGCAAGTGGTCTCCTCAGTCTTCTTTCTTGtcagacaaccccccccccccccggggagaGAGCAGTTATAGGCAGCCTCACTCTCAAAATTCCTGCCTTAAATCAGATAAGAGAAGTTCTGCAAAAGCCTCTTTGTGCATCTATTGAATCCTAAGTGTCTCCAGTTTAAAGTAAGTTTATGTCACTATTTAATTTGGATCCCTTACAttcacaaattattattttttttaattttaatgtatttttttaagtttattattgagagagaaagagagagcatgagcagggaggggcagagagagacagagacacagaatccaaagcagggtccaggctcccagctgtcagagcagagtgagacgcggggctctaactcaccagccatgagatcatgacctgagccaaagttggacacttaaccgactgagccacccaggcgcccctcccaaattattattttgaatctCTACTAACTCAGTAAAATCCATTGCAAAGAATGCCGGAGACTTCCTTATTCTTTACGACTCTAGAGGAGCtgccctgttttacagatgagacgaCAAAGGACCAATGGAGTTGAAAGCTCACCCAAGCTCAGACAAGATGAACATTTGAGACGTAGAATCCAAGCACACAAGCATACatggcaccagggtggcttagtccattgaaagtcccactcttgatttcaccaCAGCTCCTGGGAGTCAACCCTGTGTCGGgcctccatgttgagtgtggagtctgcttaggattctctctctccctcaggccctctcctcctctcttctctctctctctctttctccctaattaaaaaaaaaatcaagtatacatatatccatatactTGTACACAGGCCTCCTCCCATTTTACATAAACAAATAGAAGTTCCTATACGCATTTTGTATGCCATTTTTGCCTATAACCATTACAATTTgaatatttaccttaaaaaataattccacaggtgggggtcctgggtggctcagttggttaggtgtccgactttagctcaggtcatgatctcacagtctgtgagtttgagccctgcatcaggctctgtgctgacacctcagagcctggagcctgcttcagattctgggtctccctctctctgcccctcccccacttatgcctctgtctctctctctctctcaaaagtaaataaacgttaaaatgacaaaaaaaaaaataattccacagACTTCTTTTTTATGGCGATTCCATTTCTCCCAGTTGTTTAAAAGAAGTACCAAAATGGCAATGCAAAGGGATTCTGTCATATCAGAGTACATTGGATTCACTTAAAATCAGCccttaggggggcgcctgggtggcgcagtcggttaagcgtccgacttcagccaggtcacgatctcgcggtccgtgagttcgagccccgcgtcaggctctgggctgatggctcggagcctggagcctgtttccgatgctgtgtctccctctctctcttcccctcccccgttcatgctctgtttctctctgtcccaaaaataaataaaaaacgttgaaaaaaaattaaaaaaaaaatcagcccttAGGAAACTTCCACAAAAGAGTACAGCCAGTTGAAAATGCtgagttttttaaacaaaatgactGTTGGTATTATATGTGTTCCTCATTGCATATAGTGTTTATTGTTCTGCTTACTCAGACATGGATCAGAAACTGTCCGGTATCATTGTTAAAACCACAATTGCTAAGAAAGCAAGCATAACTTTGGTTAACGGCACTTTCGCAGTATGTAGCTAACAATGGTTTTGAGTTTATGAGAATGTTTATCAAATGGAATGATATTTAGCTCATGCCAGTAAATTTTTCCTGCTAAAACCTATTAACTTAtggagttttttttcttatttctgaataGTCAAATTTaggtaaatatgtaatataatgtgttaaagcaaattttattttactgcttcTATATGGCCCATATTTCTTTCCAGAATAATCCCACTGtcatatattttaacataatagctattcattttccaaaatataacTAATCACTGTTGTTGTTATAAATAAACTTCCAAtaaggatgcctgagtggctcagttggataagtgtcagactcttgactttggctcaggtcatgatctcgcggttcctgagctgggaccctgcactgggctctacactgtcagtgcctgggattctccctctctcactctctctctgcccctcccctgttaactctctctctcaaaaataaataaataaaccttaaaaaatcaaACTTCCAATTGTAAAACTATTACCAAGGAAGGAAGATTTTAGGCAATGGCAACCAGTTTTCTGGATATCCCATAATTACAGACTAAAATTTCATTCAATGTCGGCCCTACTAAATATCCATCTCCCGGTGTCATATGCTTAAAGTTTATATGTTTTACAAAGAAATTgagataataatgaaaaagtttgtgtataaatctttatttttgtaattggaTTCGTCTCAAtaaattactttggaaaattcatagaaaaaaacttattttgatACTATCCTAAATGACTTTCCAAGAGACTTGTATGCAACCTAATTCCTTCatcaatacaattttatttatttaaaatttgagttattatagctttatagaaataaataataaatgctctGCATAATAAAATCTCATAAATAGGAAGTCAAAAAcaataatatgaaaattaatgaagATACAATGAGAGATCGtacttttctttccccaaattatcGATTGATTTCATGAGAAGCAATATGAGGACATTaagtttcctttgttctttttactaaaaaaaagggACTTGAAAATATGGTCATTGAACCAAAGTCAATAAACCGGAACATATTAAATCAAATGAAAGGGATAGGATAAAGGAAATTGGCATTCTGAAATATTATAAAGTTGCAGAGAGAGGGACTGTTTAAGAATACCATTGAAACCACAAAGAACCcagatgtatttaaatatttcttacaaaAGTTATAAATTGGTAGGGTGAATTTTCCTGATAGTTTAAGGCTGATAtataaaagaacaacaaaaattaacttcTCAGATCCAGTGAGACCTTAGTTATCTACAATGATAGTTCCTCGAACAATCAGTAAACTACCTTAAGCAAAGTTCACCCTGAAGTTTGCCTCATCTACTTCTGCACTTTGTGATGATCTTGTTTCTGGCaatatatttatgctttttaaaattaagccaGTAATTTAGTATACTTTTATGGCATGTGATTGAATATAGTTTATTTCTGTAGACGTATAGCCAGTCTGAAGATATGTGTttgattttattgttattaaatgcCTCTgttaatagccaaattatggaaagagcctaaatgtccatcaactgatgaatggataaagaaattgtggtttatatacacaatggagtactacgtggcaatgagaaagaatgaaatatggccctttgtagcaacatggatggaactggagagtgttatgttaagtgaaataagccatacagagaaagacagataccatatgttttcactcttaggtggatcctgagaaacttaacagaaacccatgggggaggggaaggaaaaaaaaaaaaggaggttagagtgggagagagccaaagcataagagactcttaaaaactgagaacaaactgagggttgatggggggtgggagggaggggggggtgggtgatgggtattgagcagggtgccttttgggatgagcactgggtgttgtatggaaacaaatttgacaataaacttcatatattgaaaaaaaaataaaattaaaaaaattaaaaaaaacctctgttAGTGCAATGCTGATAATAATATgtaactatatctatatctaatctatatctgtatctatatctatatctatatatctaaatATGTCTACAAATCAGTTTCC
Proteins encoded in this window:
- the LOC122484334 gene encoding olfactory receptor 1052-like; translation: MHIFGLLSLPSCSLQGPHWGDTQMANRNVSVVTEFILLGLTDNPELNTVLFVLFLSIYFVTVVGNVWIIAIIWASAQLHSPKYFFLCQLAFLDFCYSSVFIPKMLVNYLAGQKVISYHGCLLQYSFVSMILTTECFLLAAMAYDRYVAICRPLHYKGLMTPTFCTHLVAACYLLGSASSLTHLRGLLSLSFCGPNIINHYFCDIPLLFQLSCSDTQHNKILLTVLSGMTSVTTFLMVVGSYVGILLTVLKSPSTRSRYKAFSTCVSHLTVVTLFYGTVIFTYLGSSSSYAPDRAKILSMFYTLLLPILNFLIYSVRNTEANEAMKRIIVRKIFAL